From one Humulus lupulus chromosome 8, drHumLupu1.1, whole genome shotgun sequence genomic stretch:
- the LOC133797349 gene encoding uncharacterized protein LOC133797349, with the protein MDDNGSTKLTGIRQIVRLKEILQKWQSVTLNVQNSKPNEEPEPDVEENSNAGGISPAIKKRLTEVMCCDSDEESCQSPEPPPDVPKGYLAVYVGPELRRFIIPTSYLSHSLFKVLLEKAEEEFGFDHCGGLTIPCEIETFKYLLKCMENHHKSCPDNTSSAGSSFIGE; encoded by the coding sequence ATGGACGACAATGGGAGCACCAAGTTGACCGGCATACGACAGATCGTTCGGCTCAAGGAAATCCTCCAGAAATGGCAATCGGTGACACTTAACGTCCAAAATTCAAAACCAAACGAAGAACCCGAACCCGACGTCGAAGAAAATTCCAATGCCGGAGGAATATCTCCGGCGATCAAAAAGAGGCTGACGGAGGTGATGTGCTGCGATTCCGACGAGGAGAGCTGTCAAAGCCCGGAGCCACCGCCGGATGTGCCGAAAGGGTACTTAGCGGTATATGTGGGGCCGGAGCTTCGGAGGTTCATAATTCCCACCAGTTATCTTAGTCATTCTTTGTTCAAAGTGTTGTTGGAAAAGGCTGAGGAGGAGTTTGGGTTCGACCATTGCGGTGGTCTCACTATTCCTTGTGAGATTGAGACCTTTAAGTATCTCCTTAAGTGCATGGAAAATCATCACAAGTCTTGTCCCGACAATACCTCCTCAG